AGAGTTAGTGCTTGGACCAGAGCCCGGTTACGTGCTGACCGGCTAAGCCGTTTGGAAAAATTATTATGACGCGGGCCAAATACAATTCCGCCACCTCGCCAGATCGGATTCCGGATTGAACCGAACCGCGCCCGGCCGGTACCTTTTTGGCGCCAGGGTTTCCGTCCCCCGCCCCTGATCTCTCCTCGGGTCTTAGTAAAGGCCAGTTGCTGACGGCGATTAGCTGACTCGGCCAGATAAGCCTGCTTGAGTAGGCTGTGGTCGTTGACGTCAACCGAGAAGACGGCCTTATCGAGTTTGGCGGCGAC
The nucleotide sequence above comes from Candidatus Saccharimonadales bacterium. Encoded proteins:
- the rplD gene encoding 50S ribosomal protein L4, whose translation is MAVKTFSKSGQSGVAAKLDKAVFSVDVNDHSLLKQAYLAESANRRQQLAFTKTRGEIRGGGRKPWRQKGTGRARFGSIRNPIWRGGGIVFGPRHNNFSKRLSRSARNRALVQALTL